In a single window of the Streptococcus ilei genome:
- a CDS encoding RidA family protein: MAKTIHTDKAPAAIGPYVQGKIVGNLLFASGQVPLSPETGEIVGETIQEQTQQVLKNISAILEEAGTDFDHVVKTTCFLSDMNDFVPFNEVYKTAFSSEFPARSAVEVARLPRDVKIEIEVIAEV; the protein is encoded by the coding sequence ATGGCAAAAACAATTCACACAGATAAAGCACCAGCAGCAATTGGTCCTTATGTTCAAGGAAAAATAGTGGGCAATCTCTTATTTGCAAGTGGGCAAGTTCCCCTTTCACCAGAAACAGGTGAAATTGTTGGTGAAACCATTCAAGAACAAACCCAACAAGTCTTGAAGAATATTTCTGCTATCCTTGAAGAAGCTGGAACGGACTTTGATCACGTGGTGAAAACAACCTGTTTCTTAAGTGATATGAATGATTTTGTACCTTTTAATGAGGTTTATAAGACAGCATTTTCAAGTGAATTTCCAGCACGTTCTGCAGTAGAAGTGGCTCGCTTGCCACGCGATGTCAAAATCGAAATCGAAGTGATTGCAGAAGTATAG
- the mscL gene encoding large conductance mechanosensitive channel protein MscL produces the protein MLKELKAFLLRGNVVDLAVAVIIGAAFGAIVTSFVNDIITPLILNPALEAAHVKNIAELTWNGVAYGSFLSAVINFLVIGTVLFFVVKAAEKAQNLGKKEEAAEEEVAGPTQEELLAEIRDLLANK, from the coding sequence ATGTTAAAAGAATTGAAAGCTTTTCTCCTTCGTGGGAACGTTGTTGACCTTGCTGTTGCAGTTATCATCGGGGCTGCATTTGGAGCTATCGTAACATCATTTGTGAACGATATCATCACTCCACTTATTTTGAACCCAGCTTTGGAAGCTGCTCATGTTAAAAATATTGCTGAATTGACATGGAACGGTGTTGCATACGGTAGCTTCTTGAGCGCTGTTATCAACTTCCTTGTTATCGGTACTGTTCTTTTCTTCGTAGTGAAAGCCGCTGAAAAAGCTCAAAACCTTGGTAAAAAGGAAGAAGCTGCTGAAGAAGAAGTTGCTGGTCCTACTCAAGAAGAGTTGCTTGCTGAGATCCGCGACTTGCTTGCAAACAAATAA
- the gla gene encoding aquaglyceroporin Gla produces MQFDFWVKVATEFIATALLIILGNGAVANVELKGTKGHQSGWLVIAIGYGIGVMMPALMFGNVSGNHINPAFTIGLAVSGLFPWENVLYYIVAQILGAMFGQLVVVATHRPYYLQTENPNNILGTFSTISSLDKGTPESRKAATINGFVNEFAGSFVLFFGALALTKHFFGAEVASLAQRAATEQGGIFDASSTAAKLALSQAHAPGLGVAHLALGFLVMALVTSLGGPTGPGLNPARDLGPRLVHAFLPKSVLGEHKGDSKWWYAWVPVVAPILAAIVAIALFSFLYL; encoded by the coding sequence ATGCAATTTGATTTTTGGGTTAAAGTTGCGACCGAATTTATTGCAACAGCTTTATTGATTATTTTAGGAAATGGTGCCGTTGCAAACGTTGAATTGAAGGGTACCAAAGGGCATCAAAGTGGATGGCTCGTGATTGCAATCGGGTACGGAATTGGTGTTATGATGCCAGCCTTGATGTTTGGTAACGTTTCTGGTAACCATATCAACCCTGCCTTTACGATTGGTCTTGCAGTTAGCGGACTCTTCCCTTGGGAAAATGTTTTATACTACATCGTTGCTCAAATTCTCGGAGCTATGTTTGGACAATTGGTTGTCGTTGCGACTCACCGTCCATATTACCTCCAAACTGAAAATCCAAACAATATCTTGGGAACATTCTCAACGATTTCTAGCTTGGATAAAGGAACTCCAGAATCACGTAAAGCAGCAACCATCAATGGTTTCGTCAATGAATTTGCTGGATCATTCGTCCTTTTCTTCGGTGCACTTGCCTTGACAAAACACTTCTTCGGTGCAGAGGTTGCTTCTCTAGCTCAAAGAGCTGCGACTGAGCAGGGAGGTATTTTTGATGCTTCTTCAACAGCTGCAAAATTGGCTTTGTCACAAGCACATGCTCCTGGTCTAGGAGTTGCTCACTTGGCACTTGGATTCCTCGTTATGGCTTTGGTGACATCACTTGGTGGTCCTACAGGACCTGGTTTGAACCCTGCACGTGACCTTGGTCCTCGTTTGGTTCACGCCTTCCTTCCAAAATCTGTTTTAGGTGAACACAAGGGAGATTCAAAATGGTGGTACGCTTGGGTACCAGTTGTAGCACCAATCTTGGCTGCAATCGTTGCCATTGCCCTCTTTAGCTTCCTTTATTTGTAA
- the dnaG gene encoding DNA primase produces MVDKQLISEIKNSVNIVDVIGEVVQLTKAGRNFLGLCPFHGEKTPSFNVVEDKQFYHCFGCGKSGDVFKFIEDYRGVSFMEAVQIVGDQVGIQVQALAPSQSRGQQTDGKQPFYEIHQEAAKFYHAILMTTKMGEDARQYLYDRGLDDEVLRHFQIGLAPAEGNYLYQSVSGKFSENIMAESGLFHISDMGTMYDAFQDRIMFPLSDDTGRVIAFSGRLWRDQAEGTKPQGKYKNSRSTLLFNKSYELYHLDKAKQVAKKNHELYLMEGFMDVIAAYRAGIENAVASMGTALTREHVAHLSKFTKKVILAYDGDKAGRLATAKALEVLEKQEVEVVQIPDQMDPDEYLKKNSPQALADLLEKTRLSRVEFLMDYWKPDNIENLQAQIEFVEKMAPLIAQTPSVTAQNTYIYKLADLLVDFDYLQVEQTVNASRLQMRSQRQDQGPIQTQAPVASPTVVQKQLPRLVRAENHLLHRMNAFPYVLNEYRLRTDFSFDTPALQTLYQLLCQNGEVTSQDLSEQTEEVQRAWYLMLEENLPDEIAENELEEVEETRNRELLRKESQQIGKKVREASHSGDADQALLELERLIAQKRRME; encoded by the coding sequence ATGGTTGACAAACAACTGATTTCAGAAATTAAAAACAGTGTGAATATTGTAGATGTAATCGGAGAAGTTGTTCAATTGACAAAGGCAGGACGAAACTTTTTAGGTCTCTGCCCTTTTCATGGTGAAAAGACGCCTTCTTTTAATGTCGTCGAGGATAAACAGTTCTATCATTGTTTTGGTTGTGGCAAATCAGGCGATGTTTTTAAGTTTATCGAAGACTATCGTGGCGTCTCCTTCATGGAAGCTGTTCAAATTGTTGGAGATCAGGTAGGCATTCAGGTGCAAGCTCTTGCTCCCTCTCAGTCCAGGGGACAACAAACAGATGGGAAACAACCCTTTTATGAGATTCATCAAGAGGCTGCCAAATTCTATCATGCGATCCTGATGACGACAAAGATGGGAGAGGATGCTCGGCAATACCTTTACGATCGAGGGCTTGATGATGAGGTGCTTCGGCATTTTCAAATAGGCCTAGCACCAGCAGAAGGGAATTATCTGTATCAGAGTGTTTCTGGAAAGTTTTCAGAAAACATTATGGCCGAGTCGGGTCTCTTTCATATTAGTGATATGGGAACTATGTATGATGCTTTTCAAGATCGCATTATGTTTCCCTTATCGGACGATACTGGTCGAGTTATTGCTTTTTCTGGTCGACTTTGGCGTGACCAAGCCGAAGGGACCAAGCCTCAGGGGAAATATAAGAACAGCCGTAGTACGCTCCTTTTTAACAAGAGTTATGAGTTGTACCATTTGGATAAGGCCAAGCAGGTCGCTAAGAAGAACCATGAACTTTACCTGATGGAAGGATTCATGGATGTCATTGCAGCCTACCGGGCTGGGATTGAGAATGCGGTTGCTTCCATGGGGACAGCTCTGACCCGTGAACATGTAGCCCATCTCAGCAAATTTACCAAAAAGGTTATCTTGGCCTATGATGGAGATAAAGCGGGAAGGTTAGCGACAGCAAAAGCTTTAGAGGTTCTGGAAAAACAGGAAGTAGAGGTTGTCCAGATTCCTGATCAGATGGACCCTGATGAGTATCTCAAAAAGAATTCACCGCAAGCTTTAGCAGACTTATTGGAAAAAACGCGTCTTAGCCGCGTAGAATTTCTTATGGATTATTGGAAGCCAGACAATATTGAAAATTTGCAGGCGCAGATTGAATTTGTTGAAAAAATGGCTCCTTTAATTGCTCAGACGCCATCTGTAACGGCACAAAATACCTACATTTATAAATTAGCCGACCTCTTGGTTGATTTTGATTATTTGCAGGTGGAACAAACGGTTAATGCTAGTCGTCTTCAGATGCGTAGTCAGCGTCAAGATCAAGGTCCAATCCAGACACAAGCTCCAGTTGCTAGTCCAACTGTTGTACAGAAGCAGTTGCCTCGCCTGGTTCGGGCTGAGAATCATCTTCTCCATCGGATGAACGCTTTTCCTTATGTTTTGAATGAATATCGTCTTCGGACAGATTTTTCATTTGATACCCCTGCCTTGCAAACCTTGTACCAACTTCTTTGCCAAAATGGAGAAGTGACATCGCAGGATTTGTCCGAGCAGACAGAGGAAGTCCAACGAGCCTGGTATCTGATGTTAGAAGAAAATTTACCGGATGAAATAGCGGAGAATGAGCTGGAAGAAGTGGAAGAAACGAGAAATCGTGAGCTTCTCCGTAAAGAAAGTCAACAAATAGGGAAAAAAGTCCGAGAAGCCTCTCACAGTGGAGATGCGGATCAGGCTTTATTGGAACTCGAGCGACTAATCGCTCAAAAAAGAAGAATGGAGTAG
- a CDS encoding DUF4044 domain-containing protein → MAFGDNGKRKKTFFEKLTMLVIVIMLIVTVGAIFAAAFGALSY, encoded by the coding sequence GTGGCTTTTGGAGATAACGGAAAACGCAAAAAAACATTTTTTGAAAAATTGACTATGCTAGTCATTGTGATTATGTTAATTGTAACGGTTGGAGCAATTTTTGCTGCAGCATTTGGTGCACTATCCTACTAA
- a CDS encoding LPXTG cell wall anchor domain-containing protein, which translates to MKYLRRMMWSLALVATVLFSNAFVQTIQASEVLSYTQTASLTKDNQVVTSGTTVLSNEKLSATINVAFPDTQSIQAGDTLTLSLPKELTFYTALEFDVVEEGQTNGQTVGKAVVNTANKTVTVTFNDYFASHPLNKRVALRFDVKVDTEVVTKTSPLTFKIGNTDFSLNYEKTDGQAGDYEMKYGYQDQKDPTIVKWRIILNARQDILRGMVIKDQFGDGLTLVEGSFRAVRFSPVDGGIRNEAHILSLPVLDNFSKKAVFDKNAAGQITGFTIEFGDNYNWPMYIEYSTRVAPGTKVGDLVHNTLTWKATNFPEPRSLTREVRLESGSGEGLGEKEQTPPTPSSSSSSSSSSSSSSSSSSSSSSSSSSSSSSSSSSSSSSSSSSSSSSSSSSSSSSSSSSSLSSSTSSNSSSTSVKEEETPKTGKKKVLPSTGEKMTPVIFLVGILGCAVAITVFRSKKLTK; encoded by the coding sequence ATGAAATATTTACGTCGAATGATGTGGTCTCTAGCCCTTGTTGCTACTGTCCTCTTTTCGAATGCTTTTGTTCAAACGATTCAAGCGTCAGAAGTCCTGTCTTATACGCAAACAGCAAGCCTAACCAAGGATAATCAAGTAGTAACTAGTGGAACTACAGTCTTATCAAACGAAAAATTGTCTGCTACCATCAATGTAGCCTTTCCAGATACACAATCCATTCAAGCAGGAGATACCCTGACCTTGTCTTTGCCGAAAGAATTAACCTTCTATACAGCTCTAGAATTTGATGTGGTGGAAGAAGGTCAAACAAATGGTCAGACAGTTGGGAAAGCTGTTGTCAATACAGCAAACAAGACCGTAACCGTTACTTTTAACGATTACTTTGCTTCCCACCCACTCAATAAACGCGTAGCTTTGCGTTTTGATGTGAAGGTGGATACAGAGGTTGTTACAAAAACATCCCCATTGACTTTTAAAATTGGCAATACAGATTTTTCATTAAACTACGAAAAAACAGATGGTCAAGCTGGTGACTATGAAATGAAATATGGCTACCAAGACCAAAAGGATCCAACGATTGTAAAATGGCGGATTATCTTAAATGCTCGTCAAGATATTCTTCGTGGCATGGTCATTAAAGATCAATTTGGAGATGGCTTGACACTGGTAGAAGGTAGTTTCCGTGCGGTTCGCTTTAGTCCAGTAGATGGTGGAATTAGAAACGAAGCCCATATTTTAAGTCTGCCAGTTTTAGATAATTTCAGTAAAAAAGCTGTCTTCGACAAGAATGCAGCTGGTCAGATCACAGGATTTACTATTGAATTTGGAGATAACTACAATTGGCCAATGTATATTGAATACTCTACTAGAGTGGCTCCGGGTACAAAAGTAGGCGATCTAGTTCATAATACTTTGACATGGAAAGCAACCAATTTCCCTGAGCCTCGTAGCTTAACACGCGAAGTAAGATTAGAATCGGGGTCTGGCGAAGGATTGGGTGAGAAAGAACAAACCCCACCGACACCAAGTTCAAGTTCTTCATCAAGTTCAAGTTCTTCGTCAAGTTCTAGCTCTTCGTCAAGTTCATCGTCTTCATCAAGTTCTAGCTCTTCGTCAAGTTCATCGTCTTCATCAAGTTCTAGCTCTTCGTCAAGTTCATCGTCTTCATCAAGTTCTAGCTCTTCGTCAAGTTCATCATCTTCGTTAAGTTCTAGTACTTCATCAAACTCATCATCAACTTCTGTCAAAGAAGAAGAAACTCCAAAAACTGGGAAGAAAAAAGTTCTTCCAAGTACAGGTGAAAAGATGACGCCTGTTATCTTCCTTGTCGGTATCTTGGGATGTGCAGTTGCTATTACAGTATTTCGCTCTAAGAAGTTAACAAAATAA
- the whiA gene encoding DNA-binding protein WhiA, translating to MSFTIKVKEELLTLHRFEKSELSALIKMSGSLGLSMGGLSLSLTTENAKIARHIYELIVEFYQVKSDIRHHQKTNLKKNRVYTVSIDEKVEDILADLHLADSFFGIETGIDPRILEEDEASRAYLRGAFLASGTIKDPESGRYQLEISSVYSDHAQDLANLMQHFLLDAKTIERKKGVVTYLQRAEDIIDFLILVEAKQALEEFESVKVMREARNDLNRANNAEMANIARTVTASMKTINNIVKIMDTIGLGGLPVELQEVAYVRIQNPDYSIQQIADALKTPLTKSGVNHRLRKINKIAEELDNL from the coding sequence ATGAGTTTTACCATTAAAGTAAAAGAAGAGCTCTTGACCCTTCACCGCTTTGAGAAAAGTGAGTTATCTGCTCTGATTAAGATGTCAGGTAGTTTGGGCTTGAGTATGGGGGGCTTAAGTTTGTCTCTGACAACGGAGAATGCTAAGATTGCCCGCCATATCTATGAATTAATTGTAGAGTTTTATCAGGTTAAATCCGATATTCGTCACCACCAAAAAACCAATTTGAAAAAGAATCGCGTCTATACTGTTTCTATTGATGAAAAAGTCGAAGACATTCTTGCAGACCTGCATTTGGCTGATTCTTTCTTTGGTATTGAGACTGGGATTGACCCGAGAATCTTGGAAGAAGATGAAGCAAGTCGCGCTTATCTGAGAGGAGCTTTCTTAGCAAGTGGGACCATCAAGGATCCGGAATCAGGACGCTATCAATTAGAGATTAGTTCGGTTTATTCTGACCATGCCCAGGATTTGGCCAACCTGATGCAACACTTTTTGTTAGATGCCAAGACCATCGAACGCAAAAAAGGAGTTGTCACCTATTTGCAGCGGGCGGAGGATATTATTGATTTCCTCATCTTGGTAGAAGCGAAGCAGGCCTTGGAAGAATTTGAGTCTGTCAAGGTCATGCGAGAGGCGCGCAATGATCTTAATCGAGCTAACAATGCTGAAATGGCCAATATCGCGCGGACGGTTACAGCTAGTATGAAGACCATCAACAATATCGTCAAAATCATGGATACTATTGGATTAGGTGGCCTTCCTGTCGAGCTTCAGGAAGTTGCTTATGTTCGAATTCAGAATCCCGATTATTCCATTCAGCAAATTGCAGATGCCTTGAAAACGCCCTTGACCAAAAGTGGCGTCAATCATCGCTTGCGGAAAATCAATAAGATTGCAGAAGAATTGGATAATTTGTAA
- a CDS encoding YvcK family protein, producing the protein MRKPKMTVIGGGTGISVILNSLRKKDVEITAIVTVADDGGSSGELRKNIHQLTPPGDLRNVLVAMSDMPRFYEKVFQYRFAEDDGPLAGHPLGNLIIAGISEMQGSTYNAMQLLTKFFHTTGKIYPSSDTPLTLHAVFMDGSEVAGESEIAHHEGMIDYVYVTNTYNDETPKASRKVVDAILESDMVILGPGSLFTSILPNLMIEEIGQALLDTKAEVAYVCNIMTQRGETEHFTDSDHVSVLHKHLKKPFIDTVLVNIEKVPQEYMDTNRFDEYLVQVEHDFAGLKSQVPRVISTNFLRLENGGAFHDGEAVVDELMQMVQVIK; encoded by the coding sequence ATGAGAAAACCAAAAATGACCGTCATCGGAGGCGGTACAGGGATTTCCGTCATCTTGAATAGCCTACGGAAAAAGGATGTTGAAATTACGGCCATTGTGACAGTGGCGGATGATGGTGGTAGCTCTGGAGAACTTCGAAAAAATATTCATCAATTGACCCCACCAGGCGACTTGCGAAATGTTCTAGTAGCCATGTCTGACATGCCTCGTTTTTATGAAAAAGTCTTTCAATATCGTTTTGCGGAAGACGATGGGCCACTAGCTGGTCATCCTCTAGGGAATTTGATTATTGCTGGGATTTCTGAAATGCAGGGTTCGACCTATAATGCCATGCAATTGCTTACGAAATTTTTCCATACGACAGGAAAAATCTATCCTTCCAGCGATACACCGTTGACCCTTCATGCCGTATTTATGGATGGGTCAGAAGTCGCTGGTGAGAGTGAAATCGCCCATCATGAGGGCATGATTGATTATGTCTATGTCACCAATACCTATAATGATGAGACGCCGAAAGCGAGTCGAAAAGTAGTAGATGCGATTTTAGAAAGTGATATGGTTATTTTAGGACCTGGTTCTCTCTTTACATCGATCCTTCCTAATCTAATGATTGAGGAAATTGGACAAGCCTTGCTTGATACAAAAGCAGAGGTCGCTTATGTCTGCAACATCATGACCCAACGTGGGGAGACAGAACACTTTACTGACAGTGACCATGTATCCGTCCTTCATAAACACTTGAAGAAGCCTTTTATTGATACTGTTTTGGTCAATATTGAAAAAGTACCTCAAGAATATATGGACACGAATCGATTTGATGAATATCTGGTTCAAGTAGAACACGATTTTGCAGGTTTAAAATCTCAAGTGCCCCGAGTTATTTCAACCAATTTCCTACGCTTGGAAAATGGCGGAGCCTTCCATGATGGAGAAGCTGTTGTGGATGAACTGATGCAAATGGTACAGGTGATTAAATGA
- the obgE gene encoding GTPase ObgE, which produces MSMFLDTAKIKVKAGNGGDGMVAFRREKYVPNGGPWGGDGGRGGNVIFVVDEGLRTLMDFRYNRHFKAQNGEKGMTKGMHGRGAEDLYVRVPQGTTVRDAETGKVITDLVENGQEYIVAHGGRGGRGNIRFATPKNPAPEISENGEPGQERELELELKVLADVGLVGFPSVGKSTLLSVITSAKPKIGAYHFTTIVPNLGMVRTPSGESFAVADLPGLIEGASQGVGLGTQFLRHIERTRVILHVIDMSASEGRDPFEDYVQINKELETYNLRLMERPQIIVANKMDMPESQENLKEFKKKLAANYDEFDELPQIFPISSLAHQGLDNLLEATADLLDKTPEFLLYSEEDMAQEEVYYGFDEDQPAFEINRDDDASWILSGDKLEKLFNMTNFDRDESVMKFARQLRGMGVDEALRARGAKDGDIVRIGKFEFEFVD; this is translated from the coding sequence ATGAGTATGTTTTTAGATACAGCCAAAATCAAGGTCAAGGCTGGGAATGGTGGAGATGGCATGGTCGCCTTCCGTCGTGAAAAGTATGTTCCCAATGGCGGACCTTGGGGAGGTGATGGAGGACGCGGAGGCAATGTCATCTTCGTTGTAGACGAAGGCTTGCGCACGCTGATGGACTTCCGCTATAACCGGCATTTTAAAGCTCAAAATGGTGAGAAGGGGATGACCAAAGGGATGCACGGACGGGGAGCAGAAGACCTCTATGTGCGAGTACCGCAAGGGACAACTGTCCGAGATGCGGAGACTGGTAAGGTCATTACCGACTTGGTTGAAAATGGGCAAGAATATATTGTAGCCCATGGCGGACGTGGAGGACGCGGAAATATCCGTTTTGCAACTCCTAAAAATCCAGCGCCTGAGATTTCAGAAAATGGGGAACCAGGTCAGGAACGCGAACTCGAATTAGAACTCAAGGTCTTAGCAGACGTTGGTTTGGTTGGCTTCCCATCAGTAGGGAAATCAACTCTTCTCAGTGTGATTACTTCTGCTAAGCCAAAAATTGGAGCTTATCATTTTACAACCATTGTTCCGAATTTGGGCATGGTTCGGACACCATCAGGTGAGTCCTTTGCAGTTGCAGACCTTCCTGGATTGATCGAAGGGGCTAGCCAAGGTGTCGGTCTGGGTACCCAATTCCTTCGCCACATCGAGCGTACCCGTGTTATCTTGCATGTCATCGATATGTCAGCGAGTGAAGGACGCGATCCTTTTGAAGATTACGTTCAAATCAACAAGGAGCTTGAAACCTATAATCTTCGCTTGATGGAGCGACCACAGATTATTGTCGCTAATAAAATGGATATGCCAGAGAGCCAAGAAAACTTGAAAGAGTTCAAGAAAAAATTGGCTGCCAATTACGACGAATTTGATGAATTGCCACAGATCTTCCCAATCTCTAGTTTGGCCCATCAAGGCTTGGACAATTTGTTGGAAGCAACAGCAGACTTGTTAGATAAAACACCAGAATTCCTCTTGTATTCAGAAGAAGATATGGCGCAAGAAGAAGTCTACTATGGCTTTGATGAGGATCAACCAGCCTTCGAAATCAATCGAGATGATGATGCTTCTTGGATCTTGTCTGGTGATAAGTTAGAAAAACTCTTCAATATGACCAATTTTGATCGGGATGAGTCTGTCATGAAATTTGCGCGTCAATTGCGTGGAATGGGTGTCGATGAAGCTCTTCGAGCACGTGGTGCTAAAGACGGCGATATCGTTCGAATCGGTAAATTCGAATTTGAATTTGTTGACTAG
- a CDS encoding NAD(P)/FAD-dependent oxidoreductase has translation MSEIYDITIIGGGPVGLFAAFYGHLRQVKVKLIDSLPQLGGQPAILYPEKTILDVPGFTNLTGEELSKRLINQLNTFETEICLNETVLDIHKNEDHFLIETNKDQHFSRAVIIAMGGGAFKPRPLEVDGAEEFENVHYHVSNIQQYTGKQVAILGGGDSAVDWALAFEKIAPTTLVHRRDNFRALEHSVEELKASSVSIQTPYVPSRLIGENGRASHLEITKVKSDETQLVPIDELFVNYGFKSSVGKLKEWGLDLQRHKILVNRKQETSREGIYACGDCCFYDGKIDLIATGLGEAPTAVNNAINYIYPDKKVQPVHSTSL, from the coding sequence ATGTCTGAAATCTATGACATTACCATTATCGGCGGTGGCCCTGTAGGGCTCTTTGCTGCCTTCTATGGCCATCTGCGTCAAGTAAAAGTAAAATTGATTGATTCCCTCCCTCAACTAGGTGGTCAACCTGCTATTCTCTATCCTGAAAAGACAATTTTGGATGTCCCTGGTTTTACCAACCTAACAGGGGAAGAATTGTCCAAACGGTTGATCAATCAATTAAACACATTCGAGACTGAAATTTGTTTGAATGAAACTGTTTTGGATATTCATAAAAACGAGGATCACTTCCTAATTGAAACCAATAAAGACCAACATTTCAGTCGTGCTGTCATTATTGCTATGGGCGGTGGTGCCTTCAAACCACGTCCATTAGAAGTGGATGGAGCTGAAGAATTTGAGAACGTCCACTACCATGTTTCAAATATCCAACAATATACTGGCAAACAAGTTGCTATTCTAGGTGGAGGAGATTCAGCAGTCGATTGGGCCCTGGCCTTTGAAAAAATCGCACCGACAACTCTGGTCCATCGTCGTGATAATTTCCGAGCTCTCGAACATAGCGTTGAGGAATTAAAGGCTTCTTCTGTCTCTATTCAAACTCCTTATGTTCCTAGTCGCTTAATCGGAGAAAATGGCCGTGCCAGCCACCTGGAAATCACCAAGGTCAAATCAGATGAAACCCAATTAGTCCCTATCGATGAACTCTTTGTCAACTACGGCTTCAAATCGTCAGTCGGCAAATTAAAAGAATGGGGCTTGGATCTCCAACGTCATAAAATCCTCGTGAATCGCAAACAGGAGACCAGTCGTGAAGGAATCTATGCTTGTGGCGATTGTTGCTTCTATGATGGGAAAATTGATTTAATTGCAACCGGCTTAGGCGAAGCTCCTACAGCAGTGAATAACGCCATTAATTACATTTATCCAGATAAGAAAGTTCAACCAGTCCACTCGACTAGCTTATAA
- the rapZ gene encoding RNase adapter RapZ has product MTDTEKTIQLVIVTGMSGAGKTVAIQSFEDMGYFTIDNMPPALLPKFIELIQLSMDNNKLALVVDMRSRSFFAEIRSILDELENHEGIDFKILFLDATDSELVARYKETRRSHPLAADGRVLDGITLERELLAPLKNMSQNVIDTTELTPRNLRKVIAEQFSRQDSQPEFRIEVMSFGFKYGLPLDADLVFDVRFLPNPYYQPELRNQTGLDDDVYNYVMDHKESEEFYRHLYELIAPILPAYKREGKSVLTIAMGCTGGQHRSVAFAARLGRDLAKDWTVNMSHRDKDRRKETVNRS; this is encoded by the coding sequence ATGACAGATACAGAAAAAACAATTCAACTGGTCATTGTAACAGGAATGAGTGGAGCAGGGAAGACCGTAGCCATTCAGTCCTTTGAAGATATGGGCTATTTCACCATTGATAATATGCCTCCAGCTCTCTTGCCAAAATTTATAGAGCTGATTCAACTCTCGATGGACAATAACAAGTTGGCTCTCGTCGTGGATATGCGTAGTCGGTCTTTCTTTGCAGAAATTCGCTCCATTTTGGACGAATTAGAGAATCACGAAGGAATTGATTTTAAAATTCTATTTTTGGATGCGACCGACAGTGAATTGGTTGCTCGCTACAAAGAAACCCGTCGTAGTCATCCACTGGCTGCTGATGGGCGCGTCTTGGATGGGATTACTCTAGAACGTGAACTTTTGGCTCCGCTTAAAAACATGAGTCAAAATGTCATTGATACGACGGAATTAACTCCCCGTAATCTTCGTAAAGTGATTGCTGAACAATTCTCCAGACAAGATAGTCAGCCCGAATTTCGAATTGAAGTCATGTCCTTTGGTTTTAAGTATGGTTTGCCTTTAGATGCGGACTTGGTCTTTGATGTTCGTTTCCTACCTAATCCTTACTACCAACCAGAGCTACGGAATCAAACAGGGCTAGATGATGATGTCTATAACTATGTCATGGATCACAAAGAATCAGAAGAGTTTTATCGTCATCTTTACGAGTTGATTGCTCCCATCTTGCCAGCATACAAACGAGAAGGGAAGTCTGTCTTGACTATTGCTATGGGATGTACAGGCGGTCAACACCGTTCAGTTGCCTTTGCGGCACGGCTCGGACGTGATTTAGCTAAAGATTGGACGGTTAATATGAGTCATCGCGACAAAGACCGACGGAAAGAAACGGTGAATCGTTCATGA
- the rpsU gene encoding 30S ribosomal protein S21 has product MSKTVVRKNESLDDALRRFKRAVTKAGTLQETRKREFYEKPSVKRKRKSEAARKRKKF; this is encoded by the coding sequence ATGTCAAAAACAGTAGTACGTAAGAATGAATCTCTTGACGATGCTCTTCGTCGTTTCAAACGCGCGGTTACTAAAGCTGGTACTCTTCAAGAAACACGCAAACGTGAATTCTATGAAAAACCTTCTGTAAAACGTAAACGTAAATCAGAAGCAGCTCGTAAACGTAAAAAATTCTAA